The Cyprinus carpio isolate SPL01 chromosome A3, ASM1834038v1, whole genome shotgun sequence genomic interval TTAGAAtcataaaaaactattaaacaaatgtgCTTATGCGAGGTGCGGGGGCCAGGCCGAACGGAAGCTCTGAATACTGATAAGCCGTGCCTTCTAAAGCAAATCTCAGGAAGCGCCTGTGGCGCGTCGCTATTTGAATATGGAAGTACGTGTCTTTTAGATCCACTGAGGCGAACCAGTCCCCAGGCCGTATCTGTGCCAAGATCTGTTTCAGTGTTGTCATTCTGAACGCGCACTTGTGAAGTATTCAGTTGATGGGTCTCAGGTCCAGAATCGGATGGAGTCCACCACGAAGTAGCGGCTGTAAAACCTGCTTTCCTGCTTGCTCGGGGGGTTGGCTCTATCGCTCCTTTCTCGAGCAGACTGAGAACTTCCTGTCTCAGAACGGGAAGGTTTTGAAGCAAGAAGTTTTGTCTGCCTGGTGGGCCGTGAACCTGCGTGGCTTGCAAGGCAGGCTGCAGTCCGAACCCAATGCAGAGGAAGACGGGCAACAGTCTCCTCGACAGGGGGGCATGCGCACATACCCGTGGGTTTCCGCCCCGTCCATGTGCGCGAACATGGCCTGCGTGGCAGAGTGGGTGCATGCCGATCAGGTGCAGCCCACGACTTCACCACGTGCTCGTGCAAGTCTGGGAAGAACGGGGTTCTTCTCCTCGATGCGGCCTGGCGGTGGCTCGACTGGAGGAACCACCAGTCCAGCTTACTTTTCACAGGCTCGTCAGGTGCGTTCCAAGCGAGATCCATCTTCCTCGCCAGCTCTTTCGAAGGTGATGAAGTTTGCGACGGCGTGGGGGGGGTGGAAGCTATCGTCCGCGAAGTTGTACTCGTCTTTGGACGGGGGCAGGGGAGGGCCCACCAGCGGCTCGCTGGCAGCAGTGGGCCTCATCCCCGCTGTTGCCCGAGCCACTTCTCTCCTGGCTCTGAGGGCGCGCACTGGGAGCTCGGCGCAGTGGGTGCACGTGTCATCCGTGAGTGCCACCTCGGCGTGGGCGAGGTCCAGGCAGGTGACACAGAACTGGTGAAGGTCGGGCGGGTCAATGGCATGAAGCAGCCATCGGATGCGGAGAGGAAAAACAGGGGTGAGTAGTCCTCTAATGCAACTTCCACGATGACTTCGATAAGACTTCTAGCGTGAAGAAAGAGATTCTGACGTAATTTTTGCacccatgcattttatactgcccgctgacctgtcagtatttgcatgctccgcgtcaattggccagctgtccccaaTTGGCGTTAGCCCATCagatttcagcgaaagtggagaagggaggagttcccatataTGTCATAGCTGAcgtaatgttgagttaccgccttgaaagggaattgtaatatatatgtatgcatttatatacatgtgtatatattgtgtgtgtgtgtatatgtgtgtatatatatatatatatatattagggctggtaaGCGATTAACATTTTtgatctaattaattacatgatgtggtgattaatctaattaatcgcatatcaaatttggagaaattactctgaaaagatcatttaaagtcattgttgtgcAAAGCATCAAACAGAGATTACAAAATGTAggttcagcaagaaatattttgtttgataaaatttaCTACATATACTCATTTGGaccatgtgagtaaatgatgacagaattgtcatttttggttgggtgaactataactttaataatttaatttcttaattttattattattactatgataatattaaattaaaattaaaaaagaaagaaatatatgttaaattcaACCTTTAAACTGCACTTCCAGCAAAAATTTCAGTCATACAGCGTAATCAAAGCCAGGACCTTGGGGTGAAAGGTGATGACATTTACACGGACAGGAACACCGAACTCTCCTTCAGAAAGTTCGCGTCCTCCTGCACCTTAACGAATAAATACAAATCacagtttaaacaaacagaaaaagatgtgaaagagcccacTTAAGCACACGCACAGTTCTGGTGTTCAGGACACATGCAGAGACTTGTCTCCTCAAAGCGCTTAAACACCAAATCTGCCTGTTCTTGCTTTTGTaccgacaaatacatacaaaatatgttaaaatacccAACTTGGAAAGAGTGTTCGAAAAAAAactgtcggttatgtcttaagtgaaagtaaacagttgagaaagaaatcggatgtgtatcattatattggatgcattgtttcttaaagtgaccgcgcctaatttaCTAGCTCTGCTGTCGGTGtctttaatgttaatccaagaaaatcattcactgctcttcactgaattactttgtagttttaactaCTAAGAATTGatccacagtcaaaccaaaaattattcagacaccagatataattgttTACATTGTTTTGCTAGTGGATACAGGACACTATAGGCTCGTTCATTTAGGCTACataagtgagtatagcaaaataaagtgaactgtgacatattaAACCCCAAAATTCTTCATACTGTAGACTACCagtgaaattgataaaaaaaaaaaaaaaaattttggaaccaaaaattattcacacactttgacctgaccatgttttgcttacgtgtttttttttaaaaaaaaaaattatttgctaatACAGCCTTTttaaaacacagactgaacaaaattaaggaTTGCTTGGTAATTGTTCAACAAAGTAGTAGCGTAAATATTGTCATACAGatgtctgaagttttggttgaaTGTAATCCATTACGtatctttctatcaaagttatctgacattatcaagattaatttgttctgacagtttaactctgagttcttgtcatattttattaccaatttctaaactatagcaaataaactgtgataatgtaagaaatgttgaaggtgtctgaataaattttggtttgactttatattttattttacattgaagactatgtagtgttattttacatttgattattcggtttctgtacctggacacctataaattgaaaaaataaaataaaataaacattgtgtaaatagcacaaataaataaatagaacgaacatacaaattaaacaatttcaaacagggcccactggtacaacctgcactggggcccctcaaaccccagctacggcccaggtcaaagctttattggcatgtcaagcatttacagtaggctattatttaaaaaaactatttagaacgctaagagatcgaaatgaaggaaaaataaatcaaatacataacaggaaatataaaaatataacccataataataataacaataatatacaaatatacgtaaaaaaaaaagacgatcAGTTAATGCACTTACAAGACTGTGTGATGgataagtcgtggcctaatggttagagagtcggactcccaatcgaagggttgtgagttcgagtctcgggccggcaggaattgtgggtggggggagtgcatgtacagttctctctccgccttcaataccatgacttaggtgcccttgagcaaggcaccgaacccccaaccgctccccgggcgccgcagcataaaatggctgcccactgctctgggtgtgtgttcacagtgtgtgtgtgtgttcactgctctgtgtgtgtgcacttcggatgggttaaatgcagagcacgaattctgagtatgggtcaccatacttggctgaatgtcacgtcactcactttttaaagatgatttcttgaaggcctattttattttatgtactttatgtaacatttattcatgataaacttaatTCGAATGCTGTctacattgttattttattgtgtgttatttttgtaatagttaatataataatttcttaattcaaaataaaatattaataattcttaaatatCTGATAATcgcaggttgctatggtcacacaGTTTGTTCACTCAAACTCGTGGCCATGAGAAATgtatgttgttccctcaacataggataaaaacaaaagtggcgtttagagtggccttttattgtggccagcctaaggcacacatGTGCAATAATCAttctgtctaatcagcatcttgctatgccacacctgtgaggtggatggattatctcagcaggagaagtgctcacttacACAgatagatttgtgaacaatatctgagagaaataggccttttgtgtacatagaaaaagtcttagatctttgagttcagctcatgaaaaatgggggcaaaaacaaaagtgtggcgtttataattttattcagtgtatGTAAATGATGAGAGATGTGTGTGAAAACCGGTTTTGTGAAACATTTTGAGACTAGCTGCTAGATTATAAATCAGTGAATAATGTTGTTTCTGATTGTTTAGAGAAATAAAAACttattctaattttatatttaaataaagccaAATAGCGACATTCCCACTTTATAAAAGACAGTCTGTAAGCAGCCTAGGACTAACAATTTCCTTTCATTGAAATATTTTGCATACTAGATGTCTCTGCTGATAATTAGAAcatgtttatgtttaaatatgctttatttgaCATCTGTCCATGAATTCattcactgtaatttttttttttttttttttttgaaaactcaaaacataaataaaatattttgtgaaaatatctGTGACTGGATTGACAGGGCCACTTAGTGAATGACACATGGTTTTACATCCTAAAGCCTCTGATGAAATGTTCTATTGCCCAATCAGGTCTATGAAAGCAGGTCTGTAGTCACTCCAGGTTGAAGTGTGTCAGAGGTGAGAGATACACTCATGAAAACATTCTGTCTCGGTTAAACGGGTTTTAGAAGATTAATGATTTACCAAAGGGAGTCACTGAGGTAATCACACCAACcccttttgtttgtctttttttgtgatcACACAAGGTCCCTCACTTACACAGCGGCTATAAATGTATGAGTGCAGAAGCTCAGAGAGAAAATGTCTGTTGTCGAGTCACTGCTGCAGTTTTCCAGCACAGGTACATTACTGGGAGCTTTGCTGTTGCTTCTGGTTTTGTATTTGCTTTCCTCTGGATCCAAATCTCAGAAAGAAGGGAAAGAGCCACCGGGACCCAAACCACTGCCGCTGTTGGGGAACCTGCTGACCCTTGACCTCACGAGACCCTTTGACACATTTTGTGAGGTGAGAACTTGACTTAAACACATTCAACCAGTAATAGTAGCCTAACATTTTGAGATTTGTTTGCAAATGTCTTTCTCTGCGTCCTCCAGCTCTCCAAAACCTACGGGAACATATTTCAAGTGTTTTTGGGTCCCAGAAGAACTGTGGTCTTAGTTGGATACAAAACCGTCAAAGAAGCTCTTGTGAATCATGCAGAAGAGTTCGGCGACAGACATATTTCACCTAACTTCAGATTAATGAACGAGCATGGTAGGatgcttcttttcttcttttctgccTCAGATGAACGTGCAAACTGTAAATGCTAGACACTTCACAAGACAAACATGTTGTCCAAGCTTTCAGATCTTCATGGCCTCTCCAGGCTTACTCAAATTTGTACAactattacattttcattacatttgccATGATATGAGCTCATTATAAGGATGAATACAACCAGCCACTTTAACAATGAAAAACCTAAAAATGCTGTTATTACGGGACTGTTTGATTGAAAGTTGAATGCTGTCTTTAATCAAGAAGTATAAATGGGTTCTCATAAATAATTagtgaaaatagtttttacatatttaaagtaatataatttaatttgcaaaTAGATTAATCATTAATTAACATGCCATACAATGCTTTTAATAAATCTAACACTGGAAATGTCCTATTTGTCTAAAGTTAGTGTACTCACTGCATAATCATTCTCTACTAGTGTTGCTGGGACTCTAAGATGGTTTTGTGTTGATCAGGGATCATCTTTTCCAATGGAGAGAACTGGAAAGAAATGCGACGCTTCGCTATCAGCAACCTGCGGGACCTTGGGATGGGCAAGAGAGGAAGTGAAGAGAAAATCATAGAGGAAATTCAGTATCTGAAAGGAGAGTTTGATAAGTTTGAAGGTACAAGCTGAGATACGTACAGTACACACATGCAATCATGTTCTTAATTCATAAGATCCACTGAGAGATGATATGTCTTTTTCTTCACAGAGAAACCCTTCGACACGACACGGCCTGTGAACTACGCTGTGTCAAACATCATCTCGTCTATCGTGTACGGCAGCAGATTTGAATACACAGACCCTCGATTCACTGAAATGGTCAGCAGAGCAAATGAGAATGTTCGGATTAGTGGATCAATTTCTATGTTGGTGAGTAATAATCAATATGTTAACCAGAAACTGCATTTTGTCCACAGATACTACAAAAGCGATTATTTATGTACAAGGCACCCATTTTGTAGAATGAACCCAAATCTACCAAAGAAACTTCTGGAAGTGCATCTCTGGATAACATTCTCTTTTGTGTCTCCGATTGTCCATTTCTAGCTTTACAACATATTTCCGTGGTTGGGTCCATTACTCAAAAACAAAAggctttttgtaaaaaatatgatcCAAAATAGAGAACAGGTGATGAAGTTGATCAAGACACTTCAGGAGGCTCTGAATCAACAAGACCGCAGAGGATTTGTCGACGCATTTCTCATCCGCAAACAAAACGATGTGGTGTGTTTTCAATGATCCCCTTTACTGTAATAATCAGAATATTCAGGTAGTAGGTGAAAAATAACAGTTTGCACAAGATCTGaataggtcttttttttttggagtttattCAATCAAACACTTTTAATTTTGAATGAGTCTGTTTTAGATTATTATGGTGGTAAAGggaataaatatgcattttgtggATTGCAATTGACAGAAATCCGGCAAGAAGGACTCATATTTCCATGAGGAGAATCTTATGGTGTCTGTGACAAATCTGTTTGTTGCTGGGACTGACACCACAGGAACGACTCTGCGCTGGGGTTTGATGCTTATGGCCAAATACCCTCATATACAGGGTAAAACACAGTAATATGAAGAGTATTTCCTCAATGTTGAATTCAATGGTGTCCAAAGGAACAAATATGTGTTGTATTTGTGTGCAGATCGAGTTCAGGAGGAGATTGACAGAGTGATCGGTGGACGTCAGCCAGAGGTGGAAGACAGAAAGAAATTACCGTATACAGATGCTGTGATTCATGAAACCCAGAGACTGGCAAACATAGTACCCTTGAATCTCCCGCATATGACCAGCTGTGACGTTACCTTCAATGGATACTTCATCAAGAAGGTCAGTCAGaagaataaatatgtataaagcTAAGAGAAGATACCATGTGCATCTTGAACATTTAAAGTTTTGGTcttttctctccatttttttAGGGCACCACTGTAGTTCCTCTGCTGACATCTGTTTTGAAGGATCCAAGCGAATGGGAAAAACCAAACAGCTTTTACCCAGAACACTTCCTTGATGAGAAGGGCCAGTTTGTGAAGAGAGATGCTTTCATGCCATTTTCTGCAGGTACGGTGAAACTTCAGCATTagataaaaaaagtgtttgtgtccATCGTACACTACCAACCAGCTGTCCAAATACATTATCCAACTgtccaaaatctgcagactggctctgactttcagcaactagCGCTGACTTCTCCAGACTACAAATCAAGCCAAAGTGTATTTTGACTCTGCAAAATTTTGCAGGtcaaatccagtcatttcaacatGATTGGGAGTTTTGAACAAGGGCGAAAAAATTCTCCATGCAGTTCTCCATGCTTTTTTCTTAGCCCATGCTAAATATGTCGAAAACGGCtctgttaatatttttgtcacaTTCCATTATTATGTTAGACCTGAGGCATTTTGTTTATGTTACAGAGCGACATGCAGCTCTCATTAGttgtgttccaaaacctagtgtgctGTCTAAATAGACAGCATTTCAAGCCCAACAGACCATACAACtgccctctctctcacacaggaCGCAGGGTTTGTCTTGGAGAGAGTTTGGCCAGGATGGAGCTCTTCCTGTTCTTCACCTCCCTCCTTCAGAGCTACCGCTTCACAACTCCACCTGGAGTGTCTGGAGATGAGCTGGATCTCAAAGGAGTAGTCGGAATAACGTTGAATCCGTCTCCACACAAGCTGTGTGCAATCAGACGCCCCTGATACTTGACAATCAAAACAAATGATGACTTATTTTAAGCAAGAACTGTCATGATTGTGCTTGATCTGAgtaaatacacaaatgtttatttggcaaaaaacaaaatgtttatttggcaaataactttttaaaaaccttaatgAGAAATgtgtaaaatcactttttttttcttctcatttttgtatttgttgttggtgtgtggagattctaagaaatccacatggtgatagagattctgagaagaagtccacgtatttaaattaaacccaagtgttgttgagagattctgagaagtcacgtactcaaaatgtgttctattcataatgataagtttcatttcaaaagttaaaaatttatatttcatggtaatgatctgtctcatatatattaacaggtttcatttttatattcaaaaatgtttttggtaaactttatggtatatttcatatgtaatttcaccatatttctaactgcgtagtcagctgagtctgttttgcatatgaagtttaactgcacgtattgttcttttgtatcaatatttcttagaattatcagtatgatactttgaatctaaaagaggaagaagtccaaaatcgagacattgactagactatttttaaagggcaggtgttattagtgatagccagatgacaacttatgtctagaacaacagtatataagatagacttctgcaaaatagaatagggttttgactttctgagactctggtctctctatcttttcagctcacttcctcttctttggcttcactcgacaactcttagactcagacttagaactcttacaggtttttattcaatttcagatactttgatactctgatactttgatattttaatattttaatacttaatattttggtacttttgattcgaacagaataattgtttatgttttaattacaattgtattaatgttttgattaatactggttgggttcaatccatcataaatggattgttattaaaaatgtactaacattggatttacattttctatatttgaaggttgttattattattcagaactttatttccaagttatgatttgtggtttctgttctctatattcttttaataaatttacatattacaccttgaccgtctgaattttGCATCAGTTGTGCTGTAAGAattttgtggtaaaaaaaaaaaggtaatttaacAAAAGTTTCTTAATCATTTTCTTAAACATGttaacacacaaaaatatcttaaccACTTAAGATAAGACTACATTAAGTTATATTAATGTGTATAAGAATAATATTGCTAATGAGATAAACTTAAAGGTATATTTTCTGattatacagtcatggccaaaaatattggcacccttggtaaatataatCAAAGGcgactgtgaaaattaatctgcattgttaatcctttttatcttttattttaaaaaatcacaaaaaatctaacctttcattggataagaatttaaaatggggggaaatatcattatggaataaatgtttttctcaaatacacattggacacaattattggcac includes:
- the LOC122136088 gene encoding uncharacterized protein LOC122136088 isoform X1 encodes the protein MGLRSRIGWSPPRSSGCKTCFPACSGGWLYRSFLEQTENFLSQNGKVLKQEVLSAWWAVNLRGLQGRLQSEPNAEEDGQQSPRQGGMRTYPWVSAPSMCANMACVAEWVHADQVQPTTSPRARASLGRTGFFSSMRPGGGSTGGTTSPAYFSQARQVRSKRDPSSSPALSKVMKFATAWGGWKLSSAKLYSSLDGGRGGPTSGSLAAVGLIPAVARATSLLALRARTGSSAQWVHVSSVSATSAWARSRQVTQNW
- the LOC109055235 gene encoding cytochrome P450 2K1-like isoform X2; translation: MSVVESLLQFSSTGTLLGALLLLLVLYLLSSGSKSQKEGKEPPGPKPLPLLGNLLTLDLTRPFDTFCELSKTYGNIFQVFLGPRRTVVLVGYKTVKEALVNHAEEFGDRHISPNFRLMNEHGIIFSNGENWKEMRRFAISNLRDLGMGKRGSEEKIIEEIQYLKGEFDKFEEKPFDTTRPVNYAVSNIISSIVYGSRFEYTDPRFTEMVSRANENVRISGSISMLKSGKKDSYFHEENLMVSVTNLFVAGTDTTGTTLRWGLMLMAKYPHIQDRVQEEIDRVIGGRQPEVEDRKKLPYTDAVIHETQRLANIVPLNLPHMTSCDVTFNGYFIKKGTTVVPLLTSVLKDPSEWEKPNSFYPEHFLDEKGQFVKRDAFMPFSAGRRVCLGESLARMELFLFFTSLLQSYRFTTPPGVSGDELDLKGVVGITLNPSPHKLCAIRRP
- the LOC122136088 gene encoding uncharacterized protein LOC122136088 isoform X2; protein product: MGLRSRIGWSPPRSSGCKTCFPACSGGWLYRSFLEQTENFLSQNGKVLKQEVLSAWWAVNLRGLQGRLQSEPNAEEDGQQSPRQGGMRTYPWVSAPSMCANMNGVLLLDAAWRWLDWRNHQSSLLFTGSSGAFQARSIFLASSFEGDEVCDGVGGVEAIVREVVLVFGRGQGRAHQRLAGSSGPHPRCCPSHFSPGSEGAHWELGAVGARVIRECHLGVGEVQAGDTELVKVGRVNGMKQPSDAERKNRGE
- the LOC109055235 gene encoding cytochrome P450 2K1-like isoform X1, which translates into the protein MSVVESLLQFSSTGTLLGALLLLLVLYLLSSGSKSQKEGKEPPGPKPLPLLGNLLTLDLTRPFDTFCELSKTYGNIFQVFLGPRRTVVLVGYKTVKEALVNHAEEFGDRHISPNFRLMNEHGIIFSNGENWKEMRRFAISNLRDLGMGKRGSEEKIIEEIQYLKGEFDKFEEKPFDTTRPVNYAVSNIISSIVYGSRFEYTDPRFTEMVSRANENVRISGSISMLLYNIFPWLGPLLKNKRLFVKNMIQNREQVMKLIKTLQEALNQQDRRGFVDAFLIRKQNDVKSGKKDSYFHEENLMVSVTNLFVAGTDTTGTTLRWGLMLMAKYPHIQDRVQEEIDRVIGGRQPEVEDRKKLPYTDAVIHETQRLANIVPLNLPHMTSCDVTFNGYFIKKGTTVVPLLTSVLKDPSEWEKPNSFYPEHFLDEKGQFVKRDAFMPFSAGRRVCLGESLARMELFLFFTSLLQSYRFTTPPGVSGDELDLKGVVGITLNPSPHKLCAIRRP